Genomic DNA from Sphingobium sp. V4:
TCGTTGATCATGCCGGTCAGATTGTTGAAATCGATCGCGCTGACCGCCCGGATCTGGTTGGTGATGTTGCGGGCGAAGGCCGCGACCTCATAGCCATGGTCAGACTTGTAGCCGATCTTGAGGCCGCCCTCGATCAGGGAGCGTCCCCGGAACTCGGCCGCCGAATAGAGGAAATAGTTCACGCTGCTGCGATAGGCCCAGTCAGTATAGGCGAACACTTCGCCCGTGCCCACGGGGATGCCGTAGCGCAGCGTTGCATTGGCGATATAGCGCGGCGCCTGGGGCAGGTCGTTGCCGTCCAGATAGCTGTAGGTCGTGCCGCCGTCGACGAAGGTGCGGCCCGTCGGCGTGCACATGCCCGACCCGCAGATCGCCACGAAAGCGGCATCGTCGCGAATTTCGGTGAAGTTGTAGCTGCCGCCCACGGTCAACGTCAGATTGGGGATCGGCTGAGCCTCGACATTCGCCTCGACGCCGTAGCCCACCGCCTTGTTGACGTTGATGAGGCGCGCCGAATTCCCGGCGCCGCCCACGGCCGTCAGTTGCAGGTCGTCCGTGTTCCAGTAATAGGCCGACAGGTCGAAGCGCAGGCTGTTGCCGATCGCGCCCTTGACGCCGCCCTCATAGGAGAGGGTCGTCTGCTTCCTGGCGACCGACGGCACGCTGAAGAAGGTAACGCGATCCTGGATCGCCGGACCCTGATAGCCGGTCGCGACGCGGGCATAAAGGTTGACGTCCGGACTGACCGCATAGGTGGCGCTGACGTCCCAGGACAGGTTCTTGCCGCGCGCGGTATTGCTGAGCGGCAGGTCGACGGCGATCAGTTGGCTGGCGATGCTGCTTGCGGCCAGCGCCGGGTCGAGCGTGATCGTGTCGCGCTTGTTGTCGCGAGAATAGCGCAGACCGCCGCGGAGCGTCAGCGCGGGCGTCACACGCGCCTCGCCGGACGCGAACAGGCCGATATTCTCGTTGGTGTTGTTGTGCAGGATATTGCTGACCCGCGCGCCTGCCAGATCATAGGCATATTCGCTGTACTTCAGGCGCTGATGGAAGAAATACGTGCCCGCCTGCAAACGGATGCCGTTCATGTCATCGGTTGCGAAGCGGAATTCCTGGCTGAATTCCTCCGGCCGGGTAATGCCGCCGGTGTTGGAATCGAAGGTTCCGACGCCAAGGTTGCCGAAAGTGCAGCCGGTATAGGGATAGCAGCCGCCGCCATCGATATCCCCGGTGCTCTCGACCCGCGCCTTTTCAAAGCCTGTCGTGGAGAAGAAGGTGCCGACGCCGTCCAGATGGACCTGCATACGCAGATTGCCGCCGCCCTGCTTCATCGACTGGCTGGTATAGCCGTCCAGGTTCACATGATCCTTGTCGAAGCCGTCGACGAAATGATTGCTGCCCGGCTGGAAGATATTGGCGCGGAACACCCGGGGGCTGCCGTCGAGGTCACGATAATGGCCGCTCAGCACCGCCTTGAAGTCGCCCGATTCATAAGCGATCTGGAGGCGTCCGGCGATGTCGCGATAACCTTCCAGTTCCGCGTTGGCATTGCCGCCCTGATTGTCGTTCTTCACCCAGTCGTCGCGGCGCTGGAGCAGGCCGGACAGTCGGAAGCTGAGACCATCGGCGATCGGGCCGCTGATCGCGCCCTCCGCATTGACGGTATTGTAAGTTGCCCAGGACGCGCTCGCATAGCCGGTATAATGGTCGGTCGGCGCGGCCGAGGTCAGTTTGACCACGCCCGCCGGGGTATTGCGGCCGAACAGCGTGCCCTGTGGTCCGCGCAGCACTTCGACGCTGGCCAGGTCGAACACCGGAAAGCTTTTCAGCATCGGATTTTCCAGCGCGACATCGTCATAGACGACCGATACCGGCTGGGCCGCGTTCGGATCGAAATCGGTGTTGCCCAGACCGCGGATGTAGAAGCGCGGGAAGGTGCGGCCGAACGAGCTTTCGATCTGAAGGCTGGGCGTGCGCGCCGACAGGAAGCGGATGTCGAGGCCGCTGCTGTTGAGCGCGTCCAGCTTTTCGCCGCCGATCGCGGTGACGGCGACGGGCACGTCCTTGGCATTTTCCTCGCGGCGCGAAGCGGTTACGACGATTTCGCCGAGCCCCTGTTCGGCGGCCGCCGCAGGATCGGTCTGGGCATGAGCGGCGCCGATGGGCGCCAGGGCAGCGGCAAGCGAAATCGCAAGCGCGCCGCGCGATATGGTGGTGAAGATCGGCAATGATGACATGGTGAGGCCCCTTTTAACCCTGGCCTTGCATCCCGCTCCCTGCGGAGTCCCGTGTTCGGGTTGTGCGCGCGACGCTATGCGCGCTTGCTGCGGGGGGCAAGGAAGCACGACGCTAATCTGTCGCAAATATGCAACGATCCTGACAGAAAGTGACATGTCGGCACCCGGTCCCCGGCCGGGAGGCCCGCCGTAAAAAGGCTTCGCAGCGCGCGTTCCGCCCTC
This window encodes:
- a CDS encoding TonB-dependent receptor → MSSLPIFTTISRGALAISLAAALAPIGAAHAQTDPAAAAEQGLGEIVVTASRREENAKDVPVAVTAIGGEKLDALNSSGLDIRFLSARTPSLQIESSFGRTFPRFYIRGLGNTDFDPNAAQPVSVVYDDVALENPMLKSFPVFDLASVEVLRGPQGTLFGRNTPAGVVKLTSAAPTDHYTGYASASWATYNTVNAEGAISGPIADGLSFRLSGLLQRRDDWVKNDNQGGNANAELEGYRDIAGRLQIAYESGDFKAVLSGHYRDLDGSPRVFRANIFQPGSNHFVDGFDKDHVNLDGYTSQSMKQGGGNLRMQVHLDGVGTFFSTTGFEKARVESTGDIDGGGCYPYTGCTFGNLGVGTFDSNTGGITRPEEFSQEFRFATDDMNGIRLQAGTYFFHQRLKYSEYAYDLAGARVSNILHNNTNENIGLFASGEARVTPALTLRGGLRYSRDNKRDTITLDPALAASSIASQLIAVDLPLSNTARGKNLSWDVSATYAVSPDVNLYARVATGYQGPAIQDRVTFFSVPSVARKQTTLSYEGGVKGAIGNSLRFDLSAYYWNTDDLQLTAVGGAGNSARLINVNKAVGYGVEANVEAQPIPNLTLTVGGSYNFTEIRDDAAFVAICGSGMCTPTGRTFVDGGTTYSYLDGNDLPQAPRYIANATLRYGIPVGTGEVFAYTDWAYRSSVNYFLYSAAEFRGRSLIEGGLKIGYKSDHGYEVAAFARNITNQIRAVSAIDFNNLTGMINEPRVIGGMIKAGF